In Caldisphaera lagunensis DSM 15908, a single genomic region encodes these proteins:
- a CDS encoding glycosyltransferase: MNNDKVSIIIPTYNEAENIGNLIRNIESELSNHVNDYEIVVVDDNSPDKTYEIVDKISKNDNHVKLILRKEKKGLSSAIFDGIKKSSGNIIVVMDADYQHPPEKIPKLIESLKNYDVAVASRYTKGGKTEGFSFYRKIVSKGATLLAKILVPEVNKTSDPMSGFFAFRKDSVNLNKLNVIGYKILFEILYKNPNLKVIDVPYTFKKRSKGKSKLGIKEIFEFLIHVIINSRVIKFGIIGALGTIVNLGIMYLLISKGLFYDYASAIAIETSILFNFTLNDKWTFKDKKGRPLLSRILRYNLIVGPSGVTIFFVMELLTKLLKIYPLMGQFIGIIFGFVVNFLLSYSKVWNV; encoded by the coding sequence TTGAACAATGATAAGGTATCAATAATTATACCAACATATAACGAAGCAGAAAATATAGGAAATCTAATAAGAAATATAGAGAGTGAATTAAGTAATCATGTTAATGATTATGAGATTGTGGTTGTTGATGATAATAGCCCAGATAAAACATATGAAATTGTAGACAAAATCAGTAAAAACGATAACCATGTAAAATTAATATTAAGGAAAGAAAAGAAAGGCCTATCTTCAGCTATATTTGATGGTATAAAAAAATCAAGTGGAAATATAATTGTTGTAATGGATGCAGATTATCAACACCCTCCAGAAAAAATACCTAAATTGATAGAATCCTTAAAAAACTATGATGTTGCTGTTGCCTCTAGATATACAAAAGGAGGGAAAACTGAGGGTTTTTCATTTTATAGAAAAATAGTCAGCAAAGGAGCTACATTATTAGCCAAAATCTTAGTTCCAGAGGTTAATAAAACATCTGATCCAATGTCAGGATTCTTTGCATTTAGAAAAGATTCTGTTAACTTAAATAAGTTAAATGTTATTGGGTATAAAATTTTATTTGAAATATTATATAAAAATCCAAATTTAAAAGTTATTGATGTGCCCTATACTTTTAAAAAGAGGAGTAAAGGTAAAAGCAAGCTTGGAATAAAAGAAATATTTGAATTCTTAATTCATGTAATAATAAATTCTAGAGTAATCAAGTTTGGAATTATTGGTGCTTTGGGAACGATTGTAAATTTAGGAATAATGTATTTATTAATTAGCAAGGGACTCTTTTATGATTATGCAAGTGCAATAGCAATAGAAACAAGCATATTGTTCAATTTTACCCTTAATGATAAATGGACATTTAAGGATAAAAAAGGAAGGCCTTTACTATCAAGAATTTTAAGATATAATTTGATAGTAGGTCCCAGTGGGGTAACAATATTTTTTGTAATGGAATTACTAACAAAACTATTAAAAATATATCCTTTAATGGGTCAATTCATAGGTATAATATTTGGATTCGTAGTAAACTTCCTTTTATCATATAGCAAAGTATGGAATGTTTAA
- a CDS encoding pseudouridylate synthase → MEDDSQINDEIINPAMNILKNFPLCDRCLGRQFAKLGIGYSNVDRGKSIKMVLLMHIHKKIKYENLEKEKINDLLINMGSISYNFYKNLFGNEPSYKKCYLCKDTLDKYIYDTAIEISNKMKNDKIKKFLIGVKVDEDIISKEEKLKSTFKLSYGESIKNELKREIGKRIQQLDPEHRADFNSPEVIYEVSFPNLEIREQIVSLLIYGRYKKFKRGISIIGPKSKNSVLNDISKAFNAGGVVVHVPERDESEFRTLGKGSSIILEVKGSKKEDININLIEGHSSIINIDKIERKRGQLNSLSNRNYIKIYRVLILCENKIKDEYIEKLNNINNINIQQKVNRKNLKGIGREIKCYRITSNVIECLISMDQNLYIKEFINGNKSNPSVSSILENNCDVIESDLLSFE, encoded by the coding sequence ATGGAAGATGATAGTCAAATAAACGATGAAATAATAAATCCAGCGATGAATATACTAAAAAATTTTCCATTATGCGATAGGTGCCTAGGAAGGCAATTCGCAAAGCTTGGTATAGGATACTCAAATGTTGATAGAGGAAAATCAATAAAAATGGTTTTGCTAATGCATATACATAAAAAAATTAAATATGAAAATTTAGAGAAAGAGAAAATTAATGATTTATTAATTAATATGGGCTCAATATCTTATAATTTTTATAAAAATTTGTTTGGAAATGAACCTTCATATAAGAAGTGTTATTTGTGTAAAGATACTTTAGATAAGTACATTTATGATACTGCAATAGAGATTTCAAATAAAATGAAAAATGATAAGATTAAGAAATTTTTAATAGGGGTGAAGGTTGATGAGGATATTATATCAAAAGAAGAAAAATTAAAATCTACTTTTAAATTATCATATGGAGAATCTATAAAAAATGAATTGAAGAGAGAAATAGGAAAAAGAATTCAACAACTAGATCCAGAACATAGGGCTGATTTTAATTCCCCTGAAGTAATATATGAAGTTTCATTTCCAAATTTAGAGATTAGAGAACAAATTGTATCGTTATTGATATATGGTAGATATAAGAAATTTAAAAGAGGAATTAGCATAATTGGACCAAAAAGTAAAAATAGTGTACTAAATGATATCAGCAAAGCTTTTAATGCGGGAGGAGTTGTGGTTCATGTACCTGAGAGAGATGAATCTGAATTCAGAACCTTAGGAAAAGGTTCCTCCATTATTCTTGAAGTAAAAGGAAGTAAAAAAGAAGATATTAATATTAATTTGATTGAAGGACATTCATCTATAATAAATATTGATAAAATTGAAAGGAAAAGAGGCCAACTTAATAGTCTATCAAATAGAAATTATATCAAAATATATAGAGTATTAATTTTATGTGAAAATAAGATAAAAGATGAATATATTGAAAAATTAAATAACATAAATAATATAAATATTCAGCAAAAAGTAAATAGGAAAAACTTAAAGGGAATTGGTAGAGAAATAAAATGTTATCGTATTACCAGTAATGTTATAGAATGTCTTATTTCGATGGATCAAAATTTATACATAAAAGAATTTATAAACGGTAATAAAAGTAATCCAAGTGTTTCAAGCATTTTAGAAAATAATTGTGACGTTATTGAGTCTGATCTTTTAAGTTTTGAATAA
- a CDS encoding SLC13 family permease, whose product MELMNVKEFFGGIILLIIIIGLIMRAKFTKIPSWSIMSLAASITILFGLVPIYNVSNIIDWNVILFLISMFSIISIAETSGLLDYLAAYLVSSFKSRILLLYLLALFFGLLSSIMVNDAVAIVGTSLSVIIAKSLELPFEPLIILVAFSITIGSVMTPLGNPQNMLIATETNINAPLLTFLKYLAIPTIINLFLTTYFIIKYYKIKELKKEFFMGVPQEYIKNKRDAYISLIAIIIIIISLLVNDFLELYKLPHVTSIGLIPFTIAAFIYIFVSDPRQTLSKVNWGTIIFFITMFIATQGIWNSGILYEPLHLLLPHYMRGVNNILRISASSLIFSQLISNVPFTNLFIVYMNNLGYTYANVISWITLAMATTIAGNLTILGAASNIIIIDNLESKYGITITYKDFMKIGIPITLINLIVYIVYIILIF is encoded by the coding sequence ATGGAATTGATGAATGTTAAAGAATTTTTTGGTGGGATCATTCTTTTAATTATAATTATAGGCCTAATAATGAGAGCTAAGTTTACCAAAATTCCTTCATGGTCTATAATGTCTTTAGCTGCTTCTATAACAATATTATTTGGGTTAGTTCCAATATATAATGTAAGTAATATTATAGATTGGAACGTTATTTTGTTTCTAATAAGTATGTTCAGCATTATTAGTATTGCAGAAACATCTGGTTTATTGGATTATTTGGCAGCATATTTGGTATCTTCTTTTAAAAGTAGAATATTGTTACTTTATCTTTTAGCGTTATTTTTTGGGTTATTATCAAGTATTATGGTTAATGACGCAGTAGCAATAGTAGGCACTTCATTATCTGTAATAATAGCAAAGTCTTTAGAACTTCCCTTCGAACCATTAATTATATTAGTTGCATTTTCAATAACAATAGGCTCTGTAATGACTCCGTTAGGTAATCCTCAAAACATGCTTATTGCAACAGAAACCAATATAAATGCACCCCTACTAACATTTTTGAAATATTTAGCTATTCCTACAATAATTAATTTATTTTTAACAACATATTTTATTATTAAGTATTATAAAATAAAAGAACTTAAAAAAGAATTTTTTATGGGGGTTCCTCAAGAATATATTAAAAACAAGAGAGATGCATATATATCATTAATTGCTATAATTATTATAATAATTTCTCTCTTAGTAAATGATTTCTTAGAGTTATACAAGCTACCTCATGTAACATCGATAGGATTAATTCCATTCACGATAGCTGCATTCATTTATATATTTGTATCTGACCCTAGACAAACCCTTTCTAAAGTAAATTGGGGAACAATAATATTTTTCATAACTATGTTTATAGCAACACAAGGTATATGGAATTCTGGCATATTGTATGAGCCTTTGCATTTATTATTACCTCATTATATGAGAGGGGTTAACAATATTTTGCGGATTTCTGCTTCTTCTTTAATTTTTAGTCAATTAATAAGTAATGTTCCTTTCACTAACTTATTCATTGTATATATGAATAACCTTGGTTATACATATGCTAATGTTATAAGTTGGATTACATTGGCTATGGCTACAACCATTGCAGGCAACCTAACGATTTTGGGTGCAGCATCAAACATTATAATTATAGATAATTTGGAGTCAAAATATGGAATTACAATTACTTATAAGGACTTCATGAAAATAGGAATTCCAATTACACTAATTAATCTCATTGTTTATATAGTTTATATAATTTTAATATTTTAA